The Marinifilum sp. JC120 genome window below encodes:
- a CDS encoding cytochrome C biogenesis protein CcmC yields the protein MNLAIAALLAGIALCAGQYLIWMYAPVEMTMGLVQKIFYIHMPMAAWAMISFFVVFVASAAYLLKRDIKFDYIAGVAAEIGVIFSGLALVTGSLWGRAAWNVWWTWDPRLTTTLIMWFVYAAYLVLRTSPMSAERRSLVCAVLGVVAFVDVPLVFYSARLWRSVHPNVLGAKGGGMEPEMLTTLMVNLAAFGLFWLVLLAVRYRQVRLSGKLDARMVWDQE from the coding sequence ATGAATCTTGCAATCGCGGCACTACTGGCCGGTATAGCACTTTGTGCCGGACAATATCTTATCTGGATGTATGCCCCCGTTGAGATGACCATGGGGCTGGTTCAGAAGATTTTCTATATCCACATGCCAATGGCGGCTTGGGCCATGATTAGTTTTTTCGTGGTTTTTGTTGCCAGTGCGGCGTATTTGCTGAAACGTGATATCAAGTTTGATTATATTGCCGGAGTTGCTGCTGAGATCGGTGTGATCTTCAGCGGACTGGCTCTTGTCACCGGTTCCCTTTGGGGCAGGGCGGCATGGAATGTCTGGTGGACTTGGGACCCGCGGCTGACCACTACATTAATTATGTGGTTTGTTTACGCTGCGTATCTCGTGCTCAGGACTTCTCCCATGTCGGCTGAACGTCGTTCACTTGTCTGTGCGGTTCTCGGAGTTGTCGCATTTGTAGATGTCCCTCTCGTTTTTTACTCTGCGCGACTCTGGAGAAGTGTGCATCCCAATGTCCTCGGTGCAAAGGGCGGCGGAATGGAGCCTGAAATGTTGACTACGTTGATGGTCAATCTGGCGGCATTCGGTCTGTTCTGGCTGGTCTTGCTGGCGGTACGTTATCGTCAGGTCAGACTTTCGGGCAAATTAGATGCCCGCATGGTTTGGGATCAAGAATAA
- a CDS encoding branched-chain amino acid ABC transporter permease LivH (LivHMGF is the membrane component of the LIV-I/LS branched-chain amino acid transporter) → MEYFLELFFSGLTRGSIYALIALGYTMVYGIIELINFAHGEIYMIGAFVGLVVAGILTSFGFPAASIVVLASIAAIIYAAAYGYTIEKIAYRPLRGAPRLSPLISAIGMSIFLQNYVMLSQTSDFLSFPSLIPEFNFLGKYESMVGSSDFVIIVVAAVVMVALNLFIKFTRMGKAMRATAQNRKMAMLVGINVDQVISATFVIGSALAAVGGVLIASHIGQINFFIGFIAGIKAFTAAVLGGIGSVPGAMLGGLILGWTESFCTGYVSSDYEDVFAFALLVLILIFRPSGLLGKAPIQKV, encoded by the coding sequence ATGGAATATTTTCTGGAATTATTTTTCAGTGGTCTGACCAGGGGAAGCATCTACGCGCTCATCGCCCTCGGTTACACCATGGTTTACGGTATTATTGAACTGATTAACTTTGCCCACGGTGAAATCTATATGATCGGGGCATTTGTGGGGCTTGTTGTCGCAGGGATTCTTACCAGTTTCGGGTTCCCGGCAGCTTCCATCGTCGTTCTGGCTTCCATTGCTGCGATAATCTATGCCGCAGCATATGGTTATACTATTGAAAAGATTGCATACCGCCCGTTGCGTGGTGCGCCGAGACTTTCTCCGCTCATTTCCGCCATCGGTATGTCCATTTTTCTTCAGAACTACGTGATGCTGTCCCAGACTTCAGACTTTCTTTCCTTCCCCAGCCTGATTCCTGAGTTTAATTTTCTCGGGAAGTATGAATCCATGGTCGGCTCATCTGACTTTGTCATCATTGTCGTAGCCGCAGTGGTTATGGTTGCTCTTAATCTTTTTATCAAATTTACCAGAATGGGTAAGGCCATGCGCGCCACGGCTCAGAACCGTAAAATGGCTATGCTCGTAGGCATCAATGTTGATCAGGTTATTTCAGCCACCTTTGTTATCGGTTCCGCTCTTGCGGCCGTGGGCGGGGTGCTTATTGCCTCACACATTGGGCAGATCAACTTTTTTATTGGGTTTATCGCTGGTATCAAGGCTTTCACAGCCGCTGTTCTCGGCGGAATCGGTTCCGTTCCCGGTGCTATGCTGGGCGGTCTTATTCTCGGCTGGACCGAGAGTTTCTGCACCGGATATGTTTCCAGTGACTACGAAGATGTTTTCGCCTTCGCATTGCTGGTTCTTATCCTCATCTTCAGGCCTTCCGGGTTGCTTGGAAAGGCTCCGATCCAGAAGGTGTAA
- a CDS encoding heme lyase CcmF/NrfE family subunit, producing MQLFANLLLLIALLVALGAGAYACLALLTGKRSVLELIDKANIAIAGLVVGASFILTVALINRDYSFKYIYEYVDNTLPIFYTLTAFWAGADGSLLFWMLSIAVMGVIFAKLPLFKEFSEKTRLYYWLFYMVVQAFFLLLLTSWSNPFMELVPTPADGRGMNPLLRNPGMIFHPPLLFLGYAGFTSTAALALAAYLAGEVKSWVAFSRNWNILAWIFLTAGIVLGCWWSYMELGWGGYWAWDPVENASLIPWLSASAFMHTAIIQIKRKALHRTNVFLMSLTLLLCIFATYLVRSGVVQSLHAYGENGVALPLLLFQLSFLAMIVFVLVAGPRPDSRTLSGLNSRQGMLVIAAWAFLGLGLVVGLGTMWPVISKMWSANPIGLDAGFYNRVCLPLFSLIILIFTVCPWFNWKEGIFDKRGLYLVGGAFIGGGAISYACGLHNPLGLITSAASIASLVGILGVFAFIPQLRKVRSMIGVYGLHFGVALVFLGVAWSGPNKVEHEYVVKQGESVQLGTYTMTFKKLTEGQTPEMAHIAAIVEVTQNGKPVGLLAPERRLYRNFDQPFAEVSVIPSLGSEIYATLLSVDAEGNATLKMSLNPLINWMWIGGTLMCLFGFMAFRKPKLT from the coding sequence ATGCAGCTTTTTGCCAACCTGTTGCTTCTCATCGCCCTGCTTGTGGCGTTGGGGGCAGGTGCTTATGCATGCTTGGCCCTACTTACGGGCAAACGCAGTGTGCTGGAACTGATTGACAAGGCGAATATTGCAATCGCCGGTCTGGTCGTAGGTGCCAGCTTTATCCTTACTGTTGCCCTTATCAACAGGGATTATTCATTTAAATACATCTACGAGTATGTAGATAATACACTTCCCATCTTTTATACGCTTACAGCATTCTGGGCCGGGGCCGACGGTTCTCTGCTCTTTTGGATGCTGTCTATTGCTGTTATGGGAGTTATTTTTGCGAAACTTCCTCTCTTTAAGGAATTTTCAGAAAAAACAAGACTTTATTACTGGCTGTTTTATATGGTGGTGCAGGCCTTTTTCCTGCTCCTCTTAACCAGCTGGTCTAATCCTTTTATGGAACTGGTGCCAACACCTGCGGACGGACGGGGCATGAACCCGTTGCTGCGTAACCCCGGAATGATTTTTCATCCGCCGCTGCTTTTCCTCGGCTATGCAGGTTTTACAAGTACTGCGGCCCTTGCTCTTGCAGCGTACCTTGCCGGCGAAGTTAAATCATGGGTTGCCTTTTCACGTAACTGGAACATTCTGGCCTGGATTTTCCTGACTGCCGGAATCGTCCTCGGTTGCTGGTGGTCCTACATGGAACTCGGCTGGGGCGGTTACTGGGCATGGGACCCCGTGGAAAATGCTTCCCTCATTCCGTGGCTTAGTGCTTCCGCTTTCATGCATACTGCTATCATCCAGATTAAGCGCAAGGCACTTCATAGGACTAATGTCTTTCTTATGAGTCTGACGCTGCTGCTCTGCATCTTTGCTACCTATCTGGTACGTTCCGGTGTAGTGCAGTCCCTGCATGCCTATGGTGAAAATGGTGTGGCACTTCCTTTGCTACTTTTCCAGCTTTCCTTTCTTGCTATGATCGTGTTTGTTCTTGTGGCCGGGCCTCGTCCTGATTCCAGAACTCTTTCCGGTTTGAACAGCAGACAGGGCATGCTTGTTATTGCGGCATGGGCTTTTCTCGGTCTCGGCCTTGTGGTCGGTCTGGGAACCATGTGGCCGGTGATCAGCAAGATGTGGAGCGCGAATCCAATCGGGCTTGACGCTGGTTTTTACAACCGTGTCTGCCTGCCTTTGTTCAGCTTGATAATTCTTATTTTTACGGTCTGTCCGTGGTTCAACTGGAAAGAGGGTATTTTTGATAAGCGTGGTCTGTATCTGGTGGGCGGTGCCTTTATCGGCGGCGGTGCTATCAGTTATGCTTGCGGCTTGCATAATCCTCTCGGTTTGATCACCAGTGCGGCGTCAATTGCTTCTCTGGTCGGGATTCTCGGCGTTTTTGCTTTTATCCCCCAGTTGCGCAAAGTTCGCTCCATGATCGGTGTTTACGGACTGCATTTCGGTGTGGCTCTTGTATTCCTCGGTGTGGCATGGTCCGGTCCGAACAAGGTTGAACATGAATATGTAGTGAAGCAGGGCGAAAGTGTTCAGCTCGGCACCTACACAATGACTTTTAAAAAACTGACCGAAGGCCAGACTCCCGAAATGGCGCATATCGCCGCAATCGTGGAAGTTACCCAGAACGGCAAGCCTGTCGGTCTGCTCGCGCCTGAACGCAGACTTTATCGTAACTTTGATCAGCCTTTTGCTGAAGTTTCGGTTATTCCCAGTCTCGGCAGCGAAATATACGCTACTTTGCTGAGCGTGGATGCTGAAGGTAATGCGACGCTTAAGATGAGTCTTAACCCGCTTATTAACTGGATGTGGATCGGTGGTACTTTGATGTGCCTCTTTGGATTCATGGCTTTCAGAAAACCGAAACTGACTTAG
- a CDS encoding ABC transporter ATP-binding protein has protein sequence MAENERIALKVRKAAKFFGTRLIFKDVSCDVLRGEILLVVGRNGAGKTTLLKIMSGLSRPSAGDAEILTEPEKTAYLGHSTFIYPRLSGLANLSFWASMYGLSPSREELMALLKRVELERAAEEQAGSYSRGMAQRLNLARVFLVNPELLFLDEPGTGLDQASLTLLREEVVAMRDRGTAIVWISHDVNHDTSLADRVLGLAGRRMAYLGSAAEFDPETVLGGENA, from the coding sequence GTGGCTGAGAATGAAAGAATAGCTCTTAAGGTTCGTAAGGCGGCCAAGTTCTTCGGGACAAGGTTGATCTTCAAGGATGTCAGTTGCGATGTACTGCGCGGGGAGATTCTTCTCGTGGTAGGGCGTAACGGTGCCGGTAAAACAACTTTGCTCAAGATCATGTCCGGTCTTTCTCGGCCTTCAGCCGGGGATGCGGAGATTTTGACTGAGCCGGAAAAGACCGCGTATCTCGGACATTCCACCTTTATTTATCCGCGCCTCAGCGGGCTGGCGAACCTTTCATTCTGGGCCTCCATGTATGGTCTTTCCCCTTCCCGTGAGGAGCTTATGGCTTTACTCAAAAGGGTGGAGTTGGAGAGAGCTGCCGAAGAACAGGCCGGTTCGTATTCAAGAGGTATGGCCCAGCGTTTGAATCTGGCCCGTGTTTTCCTTGTTAATCCGGAGCTTCTTTTTCTGGATGAGCCGGGAACAGGGCTTGATCAGGCTTCGCTTACGCTTTTGCGTGAGGAAGTTGTGGCCATGCGTGACCGTGGCACTGCCATTGTCTGGATCAGTCATGATGTTAATCACGACACCTCCCTTGCCGACCGGGTCCTTGGACTCGCCGGGCGCAGGATGGCCTATCTTGGTTCCGCTGCTGAATTCGACCCTGAAACCGTATTGGGAGGGGAGAATGCTTAA
- a CDS encoding tetratricopeptide repeat protein has product MTSKSLKDFTLIGGQKAVVWLLGLGLVALFASSLTYRMSHPGNKVEFQQQSKGGGMPGGMGEGMSEDAMKHVRELMEQMGKEPDNLEIQLELANSFMMIRAYGRAQTFFEKVVSVEPENVPALMGLGMCYYQAEQFEQAATVFDKIVAINPDDSMAGFNAAIVKKYYLHKHEEADAQLKQIIANSKTSPEMKKRAEEELKKDAHPEQ; this is encoded by the coding sequence ATGACAAGTAAATCACTCAAGGATTTTACCCTCATCGGCGGGCAGAAAGCTGTTGTCTGGCTGCTTGGTCTTGGGCTTGTTGCACTGTTTGCTTCTTCGCTTACTTACCGGATGAGCCATCCCGGCAACAAGGTTGAGTTCCAGCAGCAGAGTAAAGGCGGCGGTATGCCCGGCGGCATGGGCGAAGGTATGAGCGAAGATGCCATGAAGCATGTTCGTGAACTTATGGAACAGATGGGTAAGGAGCCGGATAATTTGGAAATCCAGCTCGAACTCGCTAATTCCTTTATGATGATCCGGGCCTATGGCCGTGCGCAGACTTTCTTCGAGAAGGTGGTCAGCGTGGAGCCGGAAAATGTGCCGGCTCTTATGGGACTTGGTATGTGCTACTATCAGGCTGAGCAGTTTGAACAGGCTGCAACAGTGTTTGATAAAATTGTTGCAATTAATCCGGACGATTCCATGGCCGGGTTTAATGCCGCTATTGTTAAGAAGTATTACCTGCATAAGCATGAAGAAGCTGATGCCCAGCTGAAGCAGATCATTGCCAATTCCAAAACTTCTCCTGAAATGAAAAAACGTGCTGAAGAGGAATTGAAAAAGGACGCTCACCCAGAACAGTAA
- a CDS encoding cytochrome c maturation protein CcmE: MAKKGGKGVYFAALILFLGGLGYLIYSGISQDSVYFLNVSEAVAMDEAELGQARLFGKVAPQNIESKAGGLGVSFDLSDQEAGSQTIRVDYSGAVPDTFKEGVEVIVEGTFVGGNKLFKATSLITKCPSKYEKENREG; encoded by the coding sequence ATGGCCAAAAAAGGCGGAAAAGGCGTATATTTTGCTGCCTTGATCCTTTTTCTCGGAGGGCTGGGATATCTGATATATTCAGGTATTTCACAGGATAGCGTGTATTTTCTCAACGTATCAGAGGCAGTTGCCATGGATGAAGCCGAGCTGGGACAAGCAAGGCTTTTTGGTAAAGTTGCGCCTCAGAACATTGAGTCTAAAGCCGGTGGATTGGGTGTTTCTTTTGATCTTTCCGATCAAGAGGCAGGCTCACAGACTATCCGCGTTGACTACAGCGGCGCAGTTCCCGATACCTTTAAAGAAGGGGTCGAGGTGATCGTGGAAGGGACTTTTGTCGGCGGCAATAAGCTGTTTAAAGCCACCTCCCTGATTACCAAGTGTCCTTCCAAATACGAGAAGGAAAACCGCGAGGGTTGA
- a CDS encoding CcmD family protein — MNSETYLLIANIAVWTVIAGYLAFIAAKGASMDRRIRQMEMLDNDK; from the coding sequence ATGAATAGTGAAACTTACCTTCTGATTGCTAATATCGCTGTGTGGACCGTGATTGCCGGTTATCTGGCTTTTATCGCGGCCAAGGGAGCATCAATGGATCGCCGTATCAGGCAGATGGAGATGCTCGATAATGACAAGTAA
- a CDS encoding heme ABC transporter permease CcmB has translation MLKRGLTIAAKDLRLSIGGGQGLTQAVLLGLLLIFVFSLSRPAGQLVEPQAASAIFWLASSFGLVLVFNTLFSMEESNEARLGLLSSPVPLHAVWFGKGLAGFGLLLCSQLVFLPATIVFLGQDMKGSFAIFAATLLAADWGLVALGALLGAISQGQAARESLLSVILFPLLLPILLGAIQLMTSVFSGVNIMDQDSWMGIIVAASALFSGAGLILFPFVYSGEQ, from the coding sequence ATGCTTAAGCGCGGACTGACCATAGCGGCTAAGGATTTGCGCCTTTCCATCGGTGGAGGGCAGGGACTGACTCAGGCTGTTTTGCTGGGATTGCTGCTGATCTTCGTGTTCAGCTTATCGCGTCCGGCAGGGCAGCTGGTTGAGCCGCAGGCGGCTTCAGCCATTTTTTGGCTCGCGTCATCCTTCGGACTGGTTTTGGTTTTCAACACTTTGTTTTCAATGGAAGAATCAAACGAAGCGCGTTTGGGGCTGCTGTCATCACCAGTTCCATTACACGCTGTTTGGTTTGGTAAAGGTCTTGCCGGGTTCGGGCTGCTGCTTTGTTCGCAGCTTGTGTTTCTCCCGGCCACAATTGTATTTCTCGGTCAGGATATGAAAGGATCGTTTGCAATTTTTGCTGCGACCCTGCTGGCTGCTGATTGGGGGCTGGTCGCCCTTGGGGCATTGCTCGGTGCAATATCTCAAGGACAGGCTGCGCGGGAATCTCTGCTTTCAGTGATTCTTTTCCCTTTGCTGCTGCCCATCCTACTGGGAGCCATACAATTGATGACTTCGGTGTTCTCCGGGGTTAATATCATGGATCAGGATTCGTGGATGGGCATTATTGTTGCCGCCTCGGCCCTGTTCAGTGGTGCAGGCCTGATCCTTTTTCCTTTTGTGTACAGCGGCGAGCAATAG
- a CDS encoding branched-chain amino acid ABC transporter substrate-binding protein yields the protein MKRSLLVLLVAAMMTISSFGSASAGKIVLGVPGAHSGDLASYGLPTVEAAKLVVKAINESGGVNGEQVVLSLQDDQCKPEFATNAAMKLLSDQVNVVLGHICSGPTKAALPIYKESNLVCMSPSATSPSLTLSGDYPNFFRTIASDDAQGALAAMFAVEKLGLKKPAIIHDKGDYGKGFAEYTMKYLKEKGVEPVLFEGVTPGAVDYSAVVQKIKASGADGVIFGGYHPEASKVVSQMRKKKMTIPFLSDDGVKAQTFIDIAGKAAEGVYATGPQDITGNPMYAVALKQYKDSHYGAEPGAFYFEAYSAALALLKAIEYAKSTDYDKIVDALRNNEVETPVGKIKFDAKGDAIGVGFSVYQVKDGQYVEVK from the coding sequence ATGAAACGTTCATTGCTGGTACTGCTGGTCGCAGCTATGATGACCATCAGTAGTTTCGGTTCTGCTTCAGCAGGCAAAATTGTTCTCGGTGTTCCCGGTGCTCATAGTGGCGATCTCGCTTCCTACGGTCTTCCTACAGTTGAAGCCGCAAAGCTCGTGGTTAAAGCCATCAACGAATCCGGTGGCGTAAACGGTGAACAGGTTGTTCTGTCTCTTCAGGATGATCAGTGCAAACCTGAATTCGCTACCAACGCGGCCATGAAACTTCTTTCCGATCAGGTAAACGTTGTTCTCGGCCACATTTGCTCCGGTCCGACCAAGGCAGCTCTTCCTATCTATAAAGAGTCCAATCTGGTCTGCATGTCTCCCTCCGCAACCAGCCCCTCGCTGACCTTAAGCGGCGACTATCCCAACTTTTTCAGAACTATCGCTTCCGATGACGCTCAGGGTGCATTGGCAGCCATGTTTGCTGTTGAAAAACTCGGCCTCAAAAAGCCCGCTATCATCCATGATAAAGGTGATTACGGTAAAGGTTTCGCTGAGTATACTATGAAGTACCTCAAGGAAAAAGGTGTTGAGCCCGTTCTGTTCGAAGGCGTAACCCCCGGTGCTGTAGATTATTCCGCAGTTGTGCAGAAAATCAAAGCTTCCGGTGCTGACGGCGTTATCTTCGGTGGTTATCACCCAGAAGCTTCCAAAGTCGTTTCCCAGATGCGCAAGAAAAAAATGACCATTCCTTTCCTGTCTGACGACGGTGTTAAGGCTCAGACTTTTATCGACATCGCTGGCAAAGCAGCTGAAGGTGTTTACGCTACCGGTCCTCAGGATATTACCGGTAACCCCATGTATGCTGTTGCTCTTAAGCAGTACAAAGATTCCCACTACGGTGCGGAACCCGGTGCTTTCTACTTTGAAGCATATTCCGCAGCTCTGGCTCTGCTCAAGGCTATTGAATACGCCAAGTCCACTGATTACGACAAAATCGTTGATGCTCTGCGCAACAACGAAGTTGAAACTCCCGTTGGTAAGATTAAGTTCGATGCCAAGGGCGACGCCATCGGCGTAGGTTTCTCCGTGTATCAGGTTAAAGATGGCCAGTACGTGGAAGTTAAATAA